In one Psychrilyobacter piezotolerans genomic region, the following are encoded:
- a CDS encoding PTS sugar transporter subunit IIC produces MEMLKGMALLLLALSCFSAFSLKAPNGQKAMSGLANAAVATFLVEALHKFISGNMLGFAFLGNVGNIVGGLGGVASGSLVMLALGINPVFAIAAGLALSGMGILEGFIVGYALSFLVPVIEKYLPEGVDVIVGVLVLAPLGRFIAEAVSPVVTITLNQLGEMILNASNQSPILMGLLLGGLIKVICTSPLSSMALTAILGLTGLPMGIACVACFGGCFANGITFYRLKLGSKSKAISMMLEPLTQADIVTANPVPIFASSFTGGALAGLSAAYFKIVADAPGTASPIPGLLTPFAFNPATNVVLAMVFAMIGGIIGGYLISTIFVSIKAKKESVNMIQA; encoded by the coding sequence ATGGAAATGTTAAAAGGAATGGCACTACTATTATTGGCACTATCATGTTTTTCAGCGTTCAGTCTTAAAGCACCAAATGGTCAAAAAGCTATGAGTGGTCTAGCAAATGCTGCAGTAGCTACTTTTTTAGTCGAAGCTTTACACAAATTTATTTCAGGAAATATGCTTGGTTTTGCTTTTTTAGGTAATGTAGGTAATATCGTAGGTGGTCTGGGAGGCGTAGCATCAGGAAGTTTGGTTATGCTGGCTCTGGGTATCAATCCTGTATTCGCTATAGCTGCCGGTCTCGCACTTTCTGGAATGGGAATATTAGAAGGATTTATCGTGGGATATGCCCTTTCATTCTTAGTTCCAGTTATAGAAAAATATTTACCTGAAGGAGTAGACGTTATTGTCGGTGTACTTGTTTTAGCTCCTCTAGGAAGATTTATCGCTGAAGCTGTCTCACCTGTTGTTACTATTACTCTCAATCAATTAGGAGAGATGATATTAAACGCTTCAAATCAATCTCCAATACTTATGGGACTTCTTTTAGGAGGACTTATCAAGGTTATTTGTACATCTCCTCTTAGTTCCATGGCTCTTACCGCTATTTTAGGTTTAACAGGACTGCCTATGGGAATAGCATGTGTCGCTTGTTTCGGTGGTTGTTTTGCAAACGGTATAACATTCTACAGACTTAAATTAGGAAGTAAAAGTAAGGCTATTTCAATGATGTTAGAACCTCTTACACAAGCGGATATAGTTACAGCCAATCCAGTTCCTATATTTGCCTCTAGTTTTACTGGCGGAGCACTTGCAGGTTTGTCTGCTGCATATTTTAAAATTGTAGCTGATGCTCCCGGTACAGCATCTCCTATCCCTGGTTTGCTCACTCCATTTGCGTTTAACCCAGCTACAAACGTAGTGCTAGCTATGGTTTTTGCTATGATTGGTGGTATAATTGGCGGATATTTAATCTCAACAATTTTTGTTTCTATTAAAGCAAAGAAAGAATCGGTAAATATGATACAAGCATAG